A single genomic interval of Rhizobium leguminosarum bv. trifolii WSM1325 harbors:
- a CDS encoding conserved hypothetical protein (KEGG: rec:RHECIAT_CH0003859 hypothetical protein), which produces MMSTSFLHPCLRRMLGDRGGNFGIMTAIVLPVLFGAAGMAIQVGDLLLSKQQLQEAADSAALATATALANGTIQTSQAEAFARDFVAGQMANYLQSGIDIKSTTGVDVRTTTSGKSTSYQVTVSPDYNIAVNPLMQTIGFTTQNISTSSTTTSGNSQTQGSVSMFLVLDRSGSMGEDTATVNASDPTEEYNYDCSEKDRYGNVTKKKTCTDTRPHYYTKIEALKLAVGTLTGELDAVDPEKEYVRTGAVSYNIEMQKAKALDWGTAHVTKYVNKLTATDGTDSGEAFKTAYNKLADAAEDKAHVDKTGQVPTKYIVFMTDGDNNYTSADTETKTWCDKARDAKMQVYTIAFMAPARGQALLSYCATAPGNYFPAGDMTALLKAFKEIGMKASNQVTRLTN; this is translated from the coding sequence ATGATGAGCACCTCCTTTTTGCATCCCTGCCTGCGTCGCATGCTTGGCGACCGTGGCGGTAATTTCGGTATAATGACGGCGATCGTATTGCCCGTCCTCTTTGGTGCTGCCGGCATGGCGATCCAGGTGGGCGACCTATTGCTCTCGAAACAGCAATTGCAGGAAGCCGCCGATTCTGCCGCGCTGGCAACCGCGACCGCCCTGGCAAACGGCACGATCCAAACCTCGCAGGCCGAGGCCTTCGCGCGGGATTTCGTCGCCGGACAAATGGCGAATTACCTGCAGAGCGGCATCGATATCAAGAGCACGACGGGCGTCGATGTCCGGACAACGACATCGGGCAAGTCGACATCCTATCAAGTGACGGTTTCGCCCGACTACAACATCGCGGTCAATCCGCTGATGCAGACGATCGGGTTCACGACGCAGAACATTTCAACGTCGAGCACGACGACCAGCGGCAATTCGCAAACCCAAGGCTCCGTCTCGATGTTCCTCGTCCTCGACAGATCCGGCTCAATGGGCGAGGATACCGCGACGGTCAACGCGTCAGATCCTACGGAAGAATACAATTACGACTGCAGCGAAAAAGACAGATACGGCAACGTAACCAAGAAGAAGACCTGCACCGATACGCGTCCTCACTACTACACCAAAATCGAAGCCCTAAAGCTTGCCGTCGGCACGCTGACGGGCGAACTCGACGCAGTCGATCCCGAAAAGGAATATGTCCGCACGGGTGCCGTTTCCTACAATATCGAGATGCAGAAAGCGAAAGCGCTGGATTGGGGAACGGCCCACGTCACCAAATATGTCAACAAGCTGACGGCGACCGACGGTACGGACTCTGGCGAGGCATTCAAGACGGCCTATAATAAGCTTGCCGACGCGGCCGAAGACAAGGCGCACGTGGACAAGACGGGACAGGTTCCGACAAAATACATCGTCTTCATGACGGACGGAGACAACAACTATACCTCCGCCGACACCGAAACGAAGACGTGGTGCGACAAGGCGCGCGACGCCAAGATGCAGGTCTATACGATTGCCTTTATGGCGCCGGCGCGTGGCCAGGCTCTGCTGAGCTATTGCGCGACAGCGCCGGGCAACTATTTTCCCGCTGGCGACATGACGGCGCTCCTGAAGGCATTCAAGGAAATCGGCATGAAAGCATCCAATCAGGTCACGCGTCTGACGAACTGA
- a CDS encoding transglutaminase domain protein (PFAM: transglutaminase domain protein; transglutaminase domain protein~SMART: transglutaminase domain protein~KEGG: rec:RHECIAT_CH0003858 putative transglutaminase-like protein): MLYDLSLRMGYIYDVPASGARHVMRLMPLSLTNRQRLVAGSITISPTPDEQSHFVDFFHHPTTSFMLRAPHETLDIRMQARVQVESQPIAADFSPLLADLPEEVAGIWSLAPDSPHHFLGDSPRLTQAREIADYAQSWAVPDLTAMQIAHALCSRINKDFTYDPDATTVDTTPLEAFRLKRGVCQDFTHIMILALRSLGIPAGYVSGFLRTIPPPGKERLEGADAMHAWVRIWCGETNGWIELDPTNDIPAGTDHIVVAYGRDYSDVVPVIGVLKSYGGQRAVQAVDVIPLK; this comes from the coding sequence ATGCTCTACGATCTCTCCCTCCGCATGGGTTACATCTACGACGTGCCGGCCTCCGGCGCTCGCCACGTCATGCGCCTGATGCCGCTGTCGCTGACCAATCGACAGCGCCTGGTCGCCGGCTCGATCACCATCTCGCCGACGCCGGACGAGCAGTCGCATTTCGTCGATTTCTTCCATCATCCCACCACCTCCTTCATGCTGCGCGCGCCGCACGAGACGCTCGACATTCGCATGCAGGCCCGCGTGCAGGTGGAAAGCCAGCCGATCGCCGCCGATTTCTCGCCGCTGCTTGCCGACCTGCCGGAGGAGGTCGCCGGAATCTGGTCGCTGGCGCCGGATTCGCCGCACCATTTCCTTGGCGACAGCCCGCGCCTGACCCAAGCCCGCGAGATCGCCGACTATGCGCAAAGCTGGGCCGTGCCTGATCTGACGGCGATGCAGATCGCCCATGCGCTCTGTAGCCGGATCAACAAGGATTTCACCTACGATCCTGACGCGACAACGGTGGACACGACGCCGCTCGAGGCGTTCAGATTGAAGCGCGGCGTCTGCCAGGATTTCACCCACATCATGATCCTGGCGCTTAGAAGCCTCGGCATTCCGGCCGGCTACGTCTCCGGCTTCCTGCGCACCATCCCGCCGCCCGGCAAGGAACGGCTGGAAGGGGCGGACGCCATGCATGCCTGGGTCAGGATCTGGTGCGGCGAGACGAACGGCTGGATCGAGCTCGACCCGACCAACGACATCCCCGCCGGCACAGACCACATCGTGGTCGCCTATGGCCGGGACTATTCCGACGTCGTTCCCGTCATCGGCGTATTGAAAAGTTATGGCGGCCAACGCGCCGTCCAGGCGGTCGACGTGATCCCACTGAAATAA
- a CDS encoding 1,4-alpha-glucan branching enzyme (KEGG: ret:RHE_CH03594 glycogen branching enzyme~TIGRFAM: 1,4-alpha-glucan branching enzyme~PFAM: glycoside hydrolase family 13 domain protein; alpha amylase all-beta; alpha amylase catalytic region~SMART: alpha amylase catalytic sub domain), whose translation MKTPKTVPEVKLSWEISADEITAILAGSHSNPFAVLGLHQAGDTFVARCFIQGAEEVTAMTLDGGVIGELKQLHADGVFAGPVSLTKLQPVRYRARRGDAEWAVTDPYSFGPVLGPMDDYFARQGSHLRLFDKMGAHLIKHDGAQGIHFAVWAPNAQRVSVVGDFNNWDGRRHVMRFRADSGIWEIFAPDVPIGVAYKFEIRGQDGVLLPLKADPFARRSELRPKTASITAAELEQEWEDEAHLKHWRETDKRRQPISIYEVHAASWQRRQDGTMLSWDELASSLIPYCADMGFTHIEFLPITEYPYDPSWGYQTTGLYAPTARFGEPEGFARFVNGCHKVGIGVILDWVPAHFPTDEHGLGWFDGTALYEHEDPRKGFHPDWSTAIYNFGRTEVVSYLVNNALYWAEKFHLDGLRVDAVASMLYLDYSRKHGEWIPNEYGGNENLEAVRFLQDLNIRIYGKNSNVMTIAEESTSWPKVSQPVHEGGLGFGFKWNMGFMHDTLSYMSRDPIYRGHHHNELTFGLLYAYSENFVLPLSHDEVVHGKGSLIAKMPGDDWQKFANLRAYYAYMWGYPGKKLLFMGQEFAQWSEWSEEKALDWNLLQYRMHEGIRRLVRDLNFTYRSKPALHERDCEGEGFEWLVADDHQNSVFAWLRKAPGQKPVAVITNFTPVYRENYSIRLPSAGRWREILNTDADIYGGSGKGNGGRVQAVDAGGNITCSITLPPLATIMLEPEN comes from the coding sequence ATGAAAACGCCGAAGACCGTCCCTGAAGTAAAGCTTTCCTGGGAAATTTCGGCAGATGAAATCACGGCAATCCTTGCCGGCTCGCATTCCAATCCGTTTGCCGTCCTCGGTTTGCACCAGGCCGGCGACACCTTCGTCGCCCGGTGCTTCATCCAGGGCGCCGAAGAGGTGACCGCCATGACGCTCGATGGCGGCGTCATCGGCGAACTGAAGCAGCTCCATGCCGACGGCGTCTTTGCCGGCCCGGTTTCCCTCACAAAGCTCCAGCCGGTGCGTTACCGCGCCCGGCGCGGCGATGCCGAATGGGCAGTCACCGATCCCTACAGCTTCGGTCCGGTGCTCGGACCGATGGACGATTATTTCGCCCGCCAGGGTTCGCATCTGCGCCTGTTCGACAAGATGGGCGCCCACCTCATCAAGCACGACGGCGCCCAGGGCATCCATTTTGCCGTCTGGGCGCCGAACGCACAGCGCGTCTCCGTCGTCGGTGATTTCAACAATTGGGACGGCCGCCGCCACGTGATGCGCTTCCGTGCCGACAGCGGCATCTGGGAAATCTTTGCCCCTGACGTACCGATCGGCGTTGCCTACAAGTTCGAGATCCGCGGCCAGGACGGCGTATTGCTGCCGCTAAAGGCAGATCCCTTTGCGCGGCGCAGCGAGCTCCGACCGAAGACCGCCTCGATCACCGCCGCCGAGCTGGAGCAGGAGTGGGAAGACGAGGCCCATCTGAAGCACTGGCGCGAGACCGACAAGCGCCGCCAGCCGATCTCGATCTACGAGGTGCATGCCGCCTCCTGGCAACGCCGGCAGGACGGCACGATGCTGTCCTGGGACGAGCTCGCCTCCAGCCTCATCCCCTATTGCGCCGACATGGGCTTCACCCATATCGAATTCCTGCCGATCACCGAGTATCCCTACGACCCCTCTTGGGGTTACCAGACGACCGGCCTCTATGCGCCGACCGCTCGTTTCGGCGAGCCGGAGGGTTTTGCCCGTTTCGTCAACGGCTGCCACAAGGTCGGCATCGGCGTCATCCTCGACTGGGTGCCGGCGCATTTTCCGACCGACGAACACGGTCTCGGCTGGTTCGACGGCACGGCGCTCTACGAGCACGAAGATCCGCGCAAGGGCTTCCACCCGGACTGGAGCACGGCGATCTACAATTTCGGCCGCACCGAGGTCGTTTCCTATCTCGTTAACAACGCGCTCTACTGGGCCGAAAAATTCCACCTCGACGGTCTGCGTGTCGATGCCGTCGCTTCGATGCTCTACCTCGATTATTCGCGCAAGCACGGCGAGTGGATCCCGAACGAATATGGCGGCAACGAGAACCTCGAAGCGGTCCGTTTTCTGCAGGATCTCAACATCCGCATCTATGGCAAAAATTCCAACGTCATGACCATCGCCGAGGAATCGACCTCCTGGCCGAAAGTCTCGCAGCCCGTGCATGAAGGCGGCCTCGGTTTTGGCTTCAAGTGGAACATGGGCTTCATGCACGACACGCTGAGCTACATGAGCCGCGATCCTATCTATCGCGGCCACCATCACAACGAACTCACCTTCGGCCTGCTCTACGCCTATTCGGAAAATTTCGTCCTGCCGCTCTCGCATGACGAGGTTGTCCATGGAAAAGGCTCGCTGATCGCCAAGATGCCGGGCGACGACTGGCAGAAATTCGCCAATCTGCGTGCCTACTACGCCTATATGTGGGGCTATCCCGGCAAGAAGCTGCTGTTCATGGGCCAGGAATTCGCCCAGTGGAGCGAGTGGAGCGAAGAGAAGGCACTCGACTGGAACCTGCTTCAGTATCGCATGCACGAGGGCATCCGGCGCCTGGTGCGTGACCTCAATTTCACCTATCGCAGCAAGCCGGCGCTGCATGAGCGTGACTGCGAGGGCGAAGGTTTCGAATGGCTGGTCGCCGACGACCACCAGAATTCCGTCTTTGCCTGGCTGCGCAAGGCGCCGGGCCAGAAGCCGGTCGCCGTCATCACCAATTTCACCCCTGTCTATCGCGAGAATTACTCGATCCGCCTGCCGTCCGCAGGTCGCTGGCGGGAAATCCTGAACACCGATGCCGACATCTACGGCGGCAGCGGCAAGGGCAATGGCGGGCGCGTGCAGGCCGTCGATGCCGGCGGCAACATCACCTGCTCGATTACCTTGCCGCCCTTGGCGACAATCATGCTTGAACCTGAAAATTAG
- a CDS encoding glycogen/starch/alpha-glucan phosphorylase (KEGG: rec:RHECIAT_CH0003861 glycogen phosphorylase protein~TIGRFAM: glycogen/starch/alpha-glucan phosphorylase~PFAM: glycosyl transferase family 35) has protein sequence MNTVSKPIIPSPAPRSSRPEILAEEIIERLTYRIGKDAKVAKPHDWLTATILVVRDRIIDRWMASTREVYATGAKRVYYLSLEFLIGRLMRDAVSNLGLMEEVRDALASLGVDVNVIAGLEPDAALGNGGLGRLAACFMESMATVDVPAYGYGIRYVHGLFRQQLADGWQVELPENWLAHGNPWEFERRESAYEIGFGGAVEFITTHDDQPRYVWKPAERVIAAAFDTPAVGWRGKRVNTLRLWSAQPIDPILLDAFNAGDHIGALRESNKAESLTRVLYPADATPAGQELRLRQEFFFSSASLQDILRRHLQQYDDFTSLPDKVAIQLNDTHPAVSVAELVRLLCDVHGMDFDQAWEITRQTFSYTNHTLLPEALESWAVPLFERLLPRHMQIIYAINAKILIDARKGKNFSDGEIRSISLIDESGDRRVRMGNLAFVGSHSINGVSALHTDLMKVTVFADLHKLYPNRINNKTNGITPRRWLQQCNPGLTGLIREAIGDEFLDDAEKLRALDVHSSDPAFQQKFAAVKRANKVALSNLVASRMGVKLDPSAMFDIQIKRIHEYKRQLLNIIEAVALYDQIRSHPELDWVPRVKLFAGKAAPSYYNAKLIIKLINDVSRTINNDPSVRGLLKIVFVPNYNVSLAEVMVPAADLSEQISTAGMEASGTGNMKFGLNGALTIGTLDGANVEMRDNVGEDNIVIFGLKADEVSKVRSDGHNPRAIIEGSRELAQALAAIGSGVFSPDDRNRYTSLIDGIYSHDWFMVAADFDAYAQAQREVDQIWTNQSAWYTKTINNTARMGWFSSDRTIRQYADEIWRAG, from the coding sequence ATGAACACTGTTTCCAAGCCGATCATCCCCTCCCCCGCCCCTCGCAGTTCAAGGCCGGAAATTCTCGCTGAAGAAATTATCGAACGTCTGACCTACCGCATCGGCAAGGATGCCAAGGTGGCAAAGCCGCATGACTGGCTGACCGCGACGATCCTGGTGGTGCGCGACCGCATCATCGACAGGTGGATGGCTTCCACCCGCGAGGTTTATGCGACCGGCGCTAAGCGCGTCTATTATCTTTCTCTCGAATTCCTGATCGGCCGGCTGATGCGCGACGCCGTTTCGAACCTCGGCCTGATGGAGGAGGTGCGCGATGCACTCGCCTCGCTCGGCGTCGACGTCAACGTCATCGCCGGCCTGGAGCCGGACGCCGCACTCGGTAACGGCGGCCTCGGCCGTCTGGCTGCCTGTTTCATGGAGAGCATGGCAACGGTCGACGTCCCGGCCTACGGCTACGGCATCCGCTATGTCCACGGCCTCTTCCGCCAGCAGTTGGCCGACGGCTGGCAGGTGGAACTGCCGGAAAACTGGCTCGCCCACGGCAATCCTTGGGAATTCGAACGCCGCGAAAGCGCCTATGAAATCGGCTTCGGCGGCGCCGTCGAATTCATCACCACCCATGACGACCAGCCGCGCTACGTCTGGAAACCGGCCGAGCGCGTCATCGCCGCCGCCTTCGACACGCCGGCCGTCGGCTGGCGCGGCAAGCGCGTCAACACGCTGCGCCTCTGGTCGGCGCAACCGATCGATCCGATCCTGCTCGATGCCTTCAACGCCGGCGACCACATCGGCGCTCTGCGCGAAAGCAACAAGGCCGAAAGCCTGACCCGGGTTCTCTATCCTGCCGACGCCACCCCGGCCGGCCAGGAACTGCGTCTGCGCCAGGAATTCTTCTTCTCGTCGGCCTCGCTGCAGGACATCCTGCGCCGCCATCTGCAGCAATACGACGATTTCACCTCGCTGCCGGACAAGGTGGCGATCCAGCTGAACGACACTCACCCCGCCGTCTCGGTCGCCGAACTCGTGCGTCTACTCTGTGACGTACACGGGATGGATTTCGACCAGGCCTGGGAAATTACCCGCCAAACCTTCTCCTACACCAACCACACGCTTCTGCCCGAAGCGTTGGAAAGCTGGGCGGTGCCACTGTTCGAGCGTCTGCTGCCGCGCCACATGCAGATCATCTATGCGATCAATGCCAAGATCCTGATCGACGCCCGCAAGGGCAAGAACTTCTCCGATGGGGAAATCCGCTCGATCTCGCTGATCGATGAAAGCGGCGACCGCCGCGTGCGCATGGGCAACCTCGCTTTCGTCGGCTCGCATTCGATCAACGGCGTTTCGGCCCTGCACACCGACCTGATGAAGGTCACGGTCTTCGCCGACCTGCACAAGCTCTATCCTAACCGCATCAACAACAAGACCAACGGCATCACGCCGCGCCGCTGGCTGCAGCAGTGCAATCCCGGTCTCACCGGCCTGATCCGCGAGGCCATCGGCGACGAATTCCTCGATGATGCCGAAAAGCTGCGTGCGCTCGACGTGCATTCTTCCGATCCGGCTTTCCAGCAGAAGTTTGCAGCGGTAAAGCGCGCCAACAAGGTGGCACTCTCCAACCTCGTCGCCAGCCGCATGGGCGTGAAGCTCGATCCGTCGGCGATGTTCGACATCCAGATCAAGCGCATCCATGAATACAAGCGCCAGCTGCTTAATATCATCGAGGCCGTCGCGCTCTACGACCAGATCCGCTCGCATCCCGAGCTCGACTGGGTGCCGCGCGTGAAACTCTTCGCCGGCAAGGCGGCGCCGAGTTATTACAATGCCAAGCTCATCATCAAGCTGATCAACGACGTCTCCCGCACGATCAACAACGACCCGTCGGTGCGCGGCCTGCTGAAGATCGTCTTCGTCCCGAACTACAATGTCTCGCTTGCCGAAGTCATGGTTCCGGCCGCCGACCTCTCGGAGCAGATCTCGACCGCCGGCATGGAAGCATCCGGCACCGGCAACATGAAATTCGGCCTCAATGGCGCGCTGACGATCGGCACGCTCGATGGCGCCAATGTCGAGATGCGCGACAATGTTGGCGAGGACAACATCGTCATCTTCGGTCTCAAGGCCGACGAGGTGTCGAAAGTCCGCAGCGATGGCCACAATCCGCGCGCCATCATCGAGGGATCGCGCGAACTCGCCCAGGCGCTTGCCGCCATCGGCTCCGGCGTCTTCTCGCCCGATGACCGCAATCGCTATACATCGCTGATCGATGGCATCTATTCGCACGATTGGTTCATGGTCGCAGCCGATTTCGACGCCTACGCCCAGGCCCAGCGCGAGGTCGACCAGATCTGGACCAACCAGTCCGCCTGGTACACCAAGACGATCAACAATACGGCGCGGATGGGCTGGTTCTCTTCCGACCGTACCATCAGGCAATATGCAGACGAAATCTGGAGAGCCGGATGA
- a CDS encoding protein of unknown function DUF404 (PFAM: protein of unknown function DUF404; protein of unknown function DUF403; protein of unknown function DUF407~KEGG: rec:RHECIAT_CH0003857 hypothetical protein), whose amino-acid sequence MGKRPAAERRGEAEVRIAKGAAFGYASLPGTADEMVDNKGAVRPVWQNFLSHLSAMPEKDLAERFARADRYLRDAGVFYRAYGSKGTGERAWPISHIPVLIDEREWKTLSAGLVQRADLLEAIVADIYGDNRLVEEGVLPPALMAANPEFQRPLAGIRPGSGHYLHFCAFEIGRGPDGNWWVLADRTQAPSGAGFALESRVATTRAFSDIYAETPVHRLASFFGAFRDALQGMKHSGDDRIAVLTPGPANETYYEHAYIARYLGLMLLEGEDLTVVKGRVMVRTVAGLKPIGVLWRRLDSAFADPLELNQNSHIGTPGLVEALRAESLTIVNALGTGVLETRALLAFMPTICHRLLGEDLQLPSIATWWCGQKEEREHVAKNIEKMVIGPAYSRAPFFDDNGESVLGSSLRATAKDSITDWLSSDGPKLVGQEVVTLSTTPAWVDGKLVPRPMSLRVFAARTANGWQIMPGGFARIGSGADVAAIAMQSGGAAADVWIVSDKPVERHTLLPAEGSFTRNMPGSLPSRAADNLFWLGRYIERAEGALRILRAWHARYAEAADPSQPLLADVSEYLTAVDIDTAEPVPETLLRNIDSAVYSASNIRDRFSPDGWLALNDLAKTARRFHVTVAAGDDASHAMTILLRKLAGFAGLVHENMYRFTGWRFLSLGRYIERGLHMTRLLGHMSGPEAPDGALDMLLEIGDSVMTHRRRYNVNTARLTVTDLLALDPLNPRSVLFQVNEIHHEVEQLPNALINGQMSPFYREAMRLHSGLAVMTPEGMGAEVYQRLERELEQLSDLLAQTYLG is encoded by the coding sequence ATGGGTAAGAGGCCGGCAGCGGAGCGCAGGGGAGAGGCAGAGGTCCGCATCGCCAAGGGTGCGGCCTTCGGCTATGCGTCGCTTCCTGGCACCGCTGACGAGATGGTCGACAACAAAGGCGCAGTCCGCCCCGTCTGGCAGAATTTCCTCTCGCATCTGAGCGCAATGCCGGAAAAGGATCTCGCCGAGCGTTTTGCCCGCGCCGACCGCTACCTGCGCGATGCCGGCGTCTTCTACCGCGCCTATGGCAGCAAGGGCACCGGCGAACGCGCCTGGCCGATTTCGCATATCCCGGTGCTGATCGACGAGCGCGAATGGAAGACGCTGTCGGCGGGGCTCGTCCAGCGCGCCGACCTGCTGGAGGCGATCGTTGCCGATATTTACGGCGACAACCGGCTGGTGGAGGAAGGGGTCCTGCCGCCGGCGCTGATGGCCGCCAATCCCGAATTCCAGCGCCCGCTCGCCGGTATCCGGCCGGGCTCCGGCCATTATCTGCATTTCTGCGCCTTCGAGATCGGCCGCGGACCTGACGGCAACTGGTGGGTGCTGGCCGACAGGACGCAGGCACCGTCTGGCGCCGGTTTCGCGCTGGAAAGCCGCGTCGCGACGACCCGGGCCTTCTCGGATATCTACGCCGAAACCCCGGTCCACCGCCTCGCCTCCTTCTTCGGCGCCTTCCGCGACGCACTACAGGGTATGAAACATTCGGGCGACGACCGCATCGCCGTGCTGACGCCCGGCCCGGCCAACGAGACCTATTACGAGCACGCCTACATCGCCCGCTATCTCGGTCTCATGCTGCTCGAAGGCGAGGACCTCACTGTCGTGAAGGGCCGCGTCATGGTGCGCACCGTTGCCGGCCTGAAGCCGATCGGGGTGCTCTGGCGCCGTCTCGATTCGGCCTTTGCCGACCCGCTGGAGCTGAACCAGAATTCGCATATCGGCACGCCCGGCCTGGTGGAAGCGCTGCGCGCCGAAAGCCTCACCATCGTCAATGCGCTCGGCACCGGCGTTCTCGAAACCCGGGCGCTTCTGGCCTTCATGCCGACCATCTGCCACCGTCTGCTGGGGGAAGATCTGCAATTGCCCTCGATCGCTACCTGGTGGTGTGGCCAGAAGGAAGAGCGCGAGCACGTCGCAAAGAACATCGAGAAGATGGTGATCGGCCCGGCCTATTCCCGAGCACCCTTCTTCGACGACAACGGCGAGTCCGTGCTCGGCTCGTCGCTGCGTGCGACCGCCAAGGATTCCATCACCGACTGGCTGAGTTCGGACGGCCCGAAACTGGTCGGCCAGGAGGTCGTCACGCTGTCGACGACGCCCGCCTGGGTGGACGGCAAGCTCGTGCCGCGGCCGATGTCGCTGCGCGTCTTTGCCGCCCGCACGGCAAACGGCTGGCAGATCATGCCCGGCGGCTTTGCCCGTATCGGCTCCGGCGCCGATGTCGCGGCGATCGCCATGCAGTCGGGCGGAGCGGCCGCCGACGTCTGGATCGTCAGCGACAAGCCGGTCGAGCGCCACACGCTGCTGCCGGCCGAGGGCAGCTTTACCCGCAACATGCCGGGCAGCCTGCCAAGCCGGGCAGCCGACAATTTGTTCTGGCTCGGCCGTTACATCGAACGTGCCGAAGGGGCGCTGCGCATCCTGCGCGCCTGGCATGCGCGTTACGCCGAAGCTGCCGATCCGAGCCAGCCGCTGCTCGCCGATGTCTCCGAGTATCTCACGGCCGTCGATATCGATACCGCCGAACCCGTGCCGGAAACGCTCTTGCGCAACATCGACAGCGCCGTTTATTCGGCGAGCAACATCCGCGACCGTTTCTCCCCGGACGGCTGGCTGGCACTCAACGATCTCGCCAAAACCGCCCGCCGCTTTCACGTCACCGTCGCTGCCGGCGACGACGCCAGCCATGCGATGACGATCCTTCTGCGCAAGCTCGCGGGCTTCGCCGGTCTCGTGCACGAGAACATGTACCGCTTCACCGGCTGGCGCTTCCTCTCGCTCGGCCGCTATATCGAGCGCGGCCTGCACATGACGCGCCTGCTCGGCCACATGTCCGGCCCGGAAGCGCCCGACGGCGCGCTCGACATGCTGCTCGAAATCGGCGACAGCGTCATGACCCATCGCCGCCGCTACAACGTCAACACGGCGCGGCTGACCGTCACCGACCTGCTGGCGCTCGACCCTCTCAATCCCCGCTCGGTCCTTTTCCAGGTGAACGAGATCCACCATGAAGTCGAGCAGTTGCCGAATGCCCTGATCAACGGCCAGATGTCGCCCTTCTACCGCGAAGCGATGCGGCTCCATTCCGGCCTGGCGGTGATGACGCCGGAGGGTATGGGGGCCGAGGTCTATCAACGGCTAGAACGCGAATTGGAGCAGCTTTCCGATCTGCTCGCCCAAACCTATCTCGGGTGA